The Argiope bruennichi chromosome 9, qqArgBrue1.1, whole genome shotgun sequence genome contains a region encoding:
- the LOC129985203 gene encoding limulus clotting factor C-like isoform X2, which translates to MISSCIVSIWMLLLPFVVESCTVRIESINCTHKEITNVHFTCHSNVNQEACSCIFEDPLKNDFGWYKMCAMKNDSKTGKKKVRKRQIQVPDNCASIQPPRPGKVSCIWSPREIVCTGTCYNGFRFIDGRKEQTYSCRSSEGYWKPTGSFPACQPQCNPPCQNGGRCTAPNFCSCTNQYRGEVCQYGLAVCAFSKNSLPSSWHCNHNNKGTFCDISCHAPGTPESYVDVQHYVCSVDGLWTPQLPPCVQVISLCEDPGNIENGRRFTRSQTFLLGSTVSYECNDGYTMTGNSLLTCQSNRQWSSEKPSCILKPVPIVIALDRCPKPNAPKNAVLNVIFPDTNPLQNIFNSELPLLQRLYITLSDNSSERQKSDLQSLSDGLFTVGTRVQYKCKSRFYKLYGSEYQTCLPTLTWSGYQPACVPECGKSDSPKTPFVVNGDSTQIGQWPWMIAIALKGNKGLQLLCGGVLITDTWVLTAAHCVTKKLSNIPMDPKHFSIYAGKYYRKFTQDDEYVQIKAVKQIVVHEEYDFTQFDSDIALIQLESAVELTSRVQPICLPTEITTRENIRDEQKGIVLGWGLTENATFSETLRETVLPVVNHEKCEEAYREGLRTVTITQNMFCAGYDSGASDTCNGDSGGPFMFSVGPPHDRRWYLEGIVSWGSETGCAKANRYSGFTKIGRFVPWINMFI; encoded by the exons tttcaATCTGGATGTTGTTATTACCCTTTGTAGTGGAATCCTGTACGGTTCGTATAGAGAGTATTAATTGTACCCATAAGGAAATAACGAACGTGCATTTCAC ATGCCACTCCAATGTGAATCAAGAAGCTTGTTCATGTATTTTCGAGGACCCATTAAAGAATGATTTTGGTTGGTACAAGATGTGTGCCATGAAGAATGATTCTAAGACGGGAAAGAAGAAAGTTCGAAAGAGGCAGATTCAGG TTCCGGATAACTGTGCATCCATTCAACCTCCAAGACCTGGAAAAGTATCTTGTATATGGTCACCACGAGAAAT tgTTTGCACAGGCACTTGTTATAATGGTTTCAGATTTATCGACGGAAGAAAAGAACAAACATATTCTTGTCGTTCTTCTGAAGGATACTGGAAACCCACTGGATCTTTTCCTGCTTGCCAAC CCCAATGTAACCCACCTTGTCAAAATGGAGGTAGATGCACGGCTCCCAATTTCTGTTCCTGTACCAATCAATATAGAGGAGAAGTTTGCCAATATG GTCTGGCGGTATGCGCATTTTCGAAAAATTCCCTTCCAAGTTCCTGGCACTGCAACCACAATAATAAAGGCACATTTTGTGACATTAGCTGCCACGCTCCCGGCACACCTGAATCTTATGTCGATGTTCAGCACTATGTCTGTAGTGTGGATGGCCTATGGACACCACAATTACCACCTTGTGTGCAAG tCATAAGTTTATGTGAAGATCCTGGCAATATCGAAAATGGCCGTCGTTTCACTCGCAGCCAAACATTCCTTCTAGGTTCGACTGTGTCTTACGAATGCAATGATGGTTATACTATGACAGGAAATTCACTCCTAACTTGCCAGAGCAACAGGCAATGGTCATCAGAAAAACCAAGTTGCATTTTGAAACCAGTTCCAATAGTTATAGCATTAG ATCGATGTCCAAAGCCAAATGCACCAAAGAATGCCGTTTTGAACGTCATATTTCCTGATACAAATCCTCTacagaatattttcaattcagaatt aCCTTTGCTTCAGAGATTGTATATTACTCTAAGCGACAACTCTTCTGAAAGACAAAAAAGTGACCTACAGAGTTTGTCAGATGGATTGTTTACGGTTGGTACTCGAGTACAATACAAATGCAAGTCTCGCTTCTACAAGCTGTATGGATCTGAATACCAAACATGCCTACCAACACTCACCTGGAGTGGATACCAGCCAGCATGTGTACCAG aatgtgGAAAATCAGACTCGCCCAAGACACCATTTGTGGTGAATGGAGATTCTACACAGATTGGCCAATGGCCTTGGATGATTGCAATTGCGTTGAAAGGGAATAAAGGATTGCAACTGCTGTGTGGTGGAGTGCTCATCACCGACACATGGGTGCTAACCGCTGCTCACTGCGTGACAAAAAAACTGTCGAATATACCGATGGATCCCaagcatttttctatttatgCCGGAAAGTACTATCGTAAATTTACTCAAGACGATGAGTACGTCCAGATCAAAGCG GTAAAGCAAATTGTTGTTCACGAGGAATATGATTTCACTCAATTTGATTCTGATATAGCTCTGATCCAGCTGGAAAGCGCAGTAGAGTTGACGTCGAGAGTGCAACCCATCTGTTTGCCAACAGAAATCACTACACGTGAGAATATAAGAGATGAACAAAAAGGAATC GTGCTCGGATGGGGTCTAACAGAAAATGCGACCTTTTCGGAAACATTAAGGGAAACTGTTCTACCAGTGGTAAATCACGAGAAATGCGAGGAAGCCTACAGAGAAGGTCTTCGAACGGTCACCATCACTCAAAATATGTTTTGCGCTGGATACGATTCGGGGGCATCGGACACTTGTAACGGGGACAGTGGTGGCCCCTTCATGTTTTCAGTGGGCCCTCCACATGACAGGCGATGGTACCTGGAAGGAATCGTCAGCTGGGGTAGCGAGACTGGATGTGCGAAGGCTAACCGGTACTCTGGTTTCACTAAAATAGGAAGATTTGTACCATGgattaatatgtttatttga
- the LOC129985203 gene encoding limulus clotting factor C-like isoform X1, with protein sequence MISSCIVSIWMLLLPFVVESCTVRIESINCTHKEITNVHFTCHSNVNQEACSCIFEDPLKNDFGWYKMCAMKNDSKTGKKKVRKRQIQVPDNCASIQPPRPGKVSCIWSPREIVCTGTCYNGFRFIDGRKEQTYSCRSSEGYWKPTGSFPACQQMLWQDNYQTSLTEKKSLQTQCNPPCQNGGRCTAPNFCSCTNQYRGEVCQYGLAVCAFSKNSLPSSWHCNHNNKGTFCDISCHAPGTPESYVDVQHYVCSVDGLWTPQLPPCVQVISLCEDPGNIENGRRFTRSQTFLLGSTVSYECNDGYTMTGNSLLTCQSNRQWSSEKPSCILKPVPIVIALDRCPKPNAPKNAVLNVIFPDTNPLQNIFNSELPLLQRLYITLSDNSSERQKSDLQSLSDGLFTVGTRVQYKCKSRFYKLYGSEYQTCLPTLTWSGYQPACVPECGKSDSPKTPFVVNGDSTQIGQWPWMIAIALKGNKGLQLLCGGVLITDTWVLTAAHCVTKKLSNIPMDPKHFSIYAGKYYRKFTQDDEYVQIKAVKQIVVHEEYDFTQFDSDIALIQLESAVELTSRVQPICLPTEITTRENIRDEQKGIVLGWGLTENATFSETLRETVLPVVNHEKCEEAYREGLRTVTITQNMFCAGYDSGASDTCNGDSGGPFMFSVGPPHDRRWYLEGIVSWGSETGCAKANRYSGFTKIGRFVPWINMFI encoded by the exons tttcaATCTGGATGTTGTTATTACCCTTTGTAGTGGAATCCTGTACGGTTCGTATAGAGAGTATTAATTGTACCCATAAGGAAATAACGAACGTGCATTTCAC ATGCCACTCCAATGTGAATCAAGAAGCTTGTTCATGTATTTTCGAGGACCCATTAAAGAATGATTTTGGTTGGTACAAGATGTGTGCCATGAAGAATGATTCTAAGACGGGAAAGAAGAAAGTTCGAAAGAGGCAGATTCAGG TTCCGGATAACTGTGCATCCATTCAACCTCCAAGACCTGGAAAAGTATCTTGTATATGGTCACCACGAGAAAT tgTTTGCACAGGCACTTGTTATAATGGTTTCAGATTTATCGACGGAAGAAAAGAACAAACATATTCTTGTCGTTCTTCTGAAGGATACTGGAAACCCACTGGATCTTTTCCTGCTTGCCAAC AGATGCTTTGGCAAGACAACTATCAGACAAGTCTAACTGAGAAGAAAAGCTTGCAAA CCCAATGTAACCCACCTTGTCAAAATGGAGGTAGATGCACGGCTCCCAATTTCTGTTCCTGTACCAATCAATATAGAGGAGAAGTTTGCCAATATG GTCTGGCGGTATGCGCATTTTCGAAAAATTCCCTTCCAAGTTCCTGGCACTGCAACCACAATAATAAAGGCACATTTTGTGACATTAGCTGCCACGCTCCCGGCACACCTGAATCTTATGTCGATGTTCAGCACTATGTCTGTAGTGTGGATGGCCTATGGACACCACAATTACCACCTTGTGTGCAAG tCATAAGTTTATGTGAAGATCCTGGCAATATCGAAAATGGCCGTCGTTTCACTCGCAGCCAAACATTCCTTCTAGGTTCGACTGTGTCTTACGAATGCAATGATGGTTATACTATGACAGGAAATTCACTCCTAACTTGCCAGAGCAACAGGCAATGGTCATCAGAAAAACCAAGTTGCATTTTGAAACCAGTTCCAATAGTTATAGCATTAG ATCGATGTCCAAAGCCAAATGCACCAAAGAATGCCGTTTTGAACGTCATATTTCCTGATACAAATCCTCTacagaatattttcaattcagaatt aCCTTTGCTTCAGAGATTGTATATTACTCTAAGCGACAACTCTTCTGAAAGACAAAAAAGTGACCTACAGAGTTTGTCAGATGGATTGTTTACGGTTGGTACTCGAGTACAATACAAATGCAAGTCTCGCTTCTACAAGCTGTATGGATCTGAATACCAAACATGCCTACCAACACTCACCTGGAGTGGATACCAGCCAGCATGTGTACCAG aatgtgGAAAATCAGACTCGCCCAAGACACCATTTGTGGTGAATGGAGATTCTACACAGATTGGCCAATGGCCTTGGATGATTGCAATTGCGTTGAAAGGGAATAAAGGATTGCAACTGCTGTGTGGTGGAGTGCTCATCACCGACACATGGGTGCTAACCGCTGCTCACTGCGTGACAAAAAAACTGTCGAATATACCGATGGATCCCaagcatttttctatttatgCCGGAAAGTACTATCGTAAATTTACTCAAGACGATGAGTACGTCCAGATCAAAGCG GTAAAGCAAATTGTTGTTCACGAGGAATATGATTTCACTCAATTTGATTCTGATATAGCTCTGATCCAGCTGGAAAGCGCAGTAGAGTTGACGTCGAGAGTGCAACCCATCTGTTTGCCAACAGAAATCACTACACGTGAGAATATAAGAGATGAACAAAAAGGAATC GTGCTCGGATGGGGTCTAACAGAAAATGCGACCTTTTCGGAAACATTAAGGGAAACTGTTCTACCAGTGGTAAATCACGAGAAATGCGAGGAAGCCTACAGAGAAGGTCTTCGAACGGTCACCATCACTCAAAATATGTTTTGCGCTGGATACGATTCGGGGGCATCGGACACTTGTAACGGGGACAGTGGTGGCCCCTTCATGTTTTCAGTGGGCCCTCCACATGACAGGCGATGGTACCTGGAAGGAATCGTCAGCTGGGGTAGCGAGACTGGATGTGCGAAGGCTAACCGGTACTCTGGTTTCACTAAAATAGGAAGATTTGTACCATGgattaatatgtttatttga